From the genome of Salvelinus namaycush isolate Seneca chromosome 10, SaNama_1.0, whole genome shotgun sequence, one region includes:
- the tm4sf4 gene encoding transmembrane 4 L6 family member 4: MCSGSFAKCLGITLIPLAILCVLCNILLFFPGGLVAEDNNHITEEVFYFGGIMGSGVMMIFPALVFLGLKNNDCCGCCGNESCGKRFAMFTSIIFAAVGVLGAGYSFIVSAVAIHNGPKCLYTNGTTESWTNPFVNGDYLNNHTLWEGCRKPDGIVTWHLTLFSMLLVMGLLQVVLCAIQVINGLIGAICGDCCGCCGGE, translated from the exons ATGTGTTCGGGTAGCTTTGCCAAGTGTCTGGGTATCACCCTGATCCCCCTGGCCATCCTGTGTGTTCTCTGCAACATCCTGCTCTTCTTCCCTGGGGGGCTGGTCGCAGAAGACAATAACCACATCACCGAGGAGGTGTTTTACTTTGGGGGTATCATGGGATCTGGTGTTATG ATGATCTTCCCGGCGCTGGTCTTCCTGGGCCTTAAAAACAATGACTGCTGCGGTTGCTGTGGCAATGAGAGTTGTGGAAAGAGATTTGCG ATGTTCACCTCTATCATCTTTGCTGCGGTGGGGGTTCTGGGGGCCGGCTACTCCTTCATTGTGTCTGCTGTTGCCATTCATAACGGACCCAAATGTCTCTATACGAATGGCACAACAGAGTCGTGGACCAACCCGTTTGTCAACGG TGACTACCTGAATAACCACACCCTGTGGGAGGGCTGTAGAAAGCCTGACGGCATCGTGACCTGGCACCTGACTCTGTTCTCCATGCTGCTGGTCATGGGTCTGCTGCAGGTTGTGCTCTGTGCCATCCAGGTCATCAACGGTCTCATCGGGGCCATTTGTGGAGACTGCTGCGGCTGCTGTGGGGGGG AGTAG